A region of Plantactinospora sp. BC1 DNA encodes the following proteins:
- a CDS encoding cytochrome P450, which produces MELSPFAGSYLTDPATVWRDLLDRPESVHYAEDLGMWVLSRHEHVRQAFGDADSFGNALTLAPVYEMCPEALAIVMRLDAPPTTAAADSPVHTRTRRALRATFANTGPRVAAQYGPIVRRRVDELVEAVAARRGEVVDLVGEFTALLPLLVVLDILGVPDRDTARIRQWADGQIALVWGQPDPAEQVRLAQALLDFWHYCQDLVDQRARGDLDGDDFVSRALRYRDGDDEILTVAEVASMAFNLLVAGHETTAGLLAHGLEQALSTPGRWQRIADDPASVPAFLEEALRFGPAIDGWLRVTLRPVTIGGVTIPAGQRCLLLVGAANRDPATFTGPDRFDPDRDDVKDHLSFGYGPHFCIGAALARLEARIALVRLAEAIPGLRLVPGHVSSYKPNVAFRAHRMLPAVVDIAGAPGERTEDPPETFAGYAA; this is translated from the coding sequence ATGGAACTCAGCCCGTTCGCTGGTAGCTATCTGACCGACCCGGCCACGGTGTGGCGGGATCTGCTGGACCGTCCGGAGAGCGTGCACTACGCCGAGGATCTCGGCATGTGGGTGCTCAGCCGGCACGAGCACGTCCGGCAGGCGTTCGGCGACGCGGACAGTTTCGGCAACGCGCTCACCCTGGCGCCGGTGTACGAGATGTGTCCCGAGGCGCTGGCGATCGTGATGCGGCTCGACGCGCCGCCGACCACGGCCGCGGCCGACTCTCCGGTGCACACCCGCACCCGGCGGGCGTTGCGGGCCACCTTCGCCAACACCGGTCCCCGGGTCGCCGCCCAGTACGGGCCGATCGTGCGGCGCCGGGTCGACGAACTCGTCGAGGCCGTCGCCGCCCGCCGGGGCGAGGTGGTCGACCTGGTCGGAGAGTTCACCGCCCTGCTGCCCCTGCTGGTGGTGCTGGACATCCTCGGCGTGCCCGACCGGGACACCGCCCGGATCCGGCAGTGGGCCGACGGACAGATCGCCCTCGTCTGGGGCCAGCCCGACCCCGCCGAGCAGGTACGCCTGGCCCAGGCGCTGCTCGACTTCTGGCACTACTGCCAGGACCTGGTCGACCAGCGGGCCCGGGGTGACCTGGACGGCGACGACTTCGTCTCCCGGGCGCTGCGCTACCGCGACGGCGACGACGAGATCCTTACCGTCGCCGAGGTCGCCAGCATGGCCTTCAACCTTCTGGTCGCCGGCCACGAGACCACCGCCGGACTCCTCGCCCACGGCCTGGAACAGGCGCTGTCGACGCCCGGCCGCTGGCAGCGGATCGCGGACGACCCGGCCTCCGTGCCGGCCTTCCTGGAGGAGGCGCTCCGGTTCGGTCCGGCCATCGACGGCTGGCTGCGGGTCACCCTGCGACCGGTCACCATCGGCGGCGTCACCATCCCCGCCGGGCAACGGTGCCTGCTCCTCGTCGGCGCCGCGAACCGCGACCCGGCGACGTTCACCGGTCCGGATCGGTTCGATCCGGACCGGGACGACGTCAAGGATCATCTCTCCTTCGGTTACGGTCCGCATTTCTGCATCGGGGCGGCACTCGCCCGTCTGGAGGCCCGGATCGCACTCGTGCGGCTCGCGGAGGCAATTCCCGGGCTGCGTCTGGTGCCGGGTCACGTGAGTAGCTACAAGCCCAATGTCGCGTTCCGTGCACACCGGATGCTGCCCGCGGTCGTCGATATCGCCGGTGCGCCCGGCGAACGGACCGAGGATCCGCCGGAGACCTTCGCCGGCTACGCCGCCTAG